The sequence below is a genomic window from Bombus affinis isolate iyBomAffi1 chromosome 13, iyBomAffi1.2, whole genome shotgun sequence.
GAACATTTTTCACTGTTATTTTATAAAGTTTtatctttaaaattaaacatgTTACGATTTACAAACCGAAAGTTATGTCCAAGTCAAGTgttgaataaaattttaaaatttaatactaAACAAACGAGAAGCTTGAATCTACTTGAATATCAGAGTAAGGAACTCCTAAGAGATTGTGGAGTTTCTGTACAAAATTTTGCTATTGTGGATGATCTAACTAAAGCGAATTCTGCTTTACAAAAAATAAGTTGGTATTTTTCACTATTTCTAATATATCTAATTTACTTGtttatttaattatcatttgtataaaggtataataaattattgataTAGATTTGATTATAGCAttttaatttatcaaaatttaattctttattaGTTTAATCTTATaatagtttattattattagtcaCATAGATATGTCTTATACTTTCTATTTTTAAATGAAGCTGTTgcaattttatttacttttatagGTGCAGATGAGTATGTTATAAAAGCTCAGGTACTAGCTGGTGGTCGTGGGAAAGGATGGTTTGATAATGGTTTCAAAGGAGGTGTACATCTTACAAAAGAGTAAGTGTAGATagtatgatatataatacaaaagtaTGTGTATTACTTATTATtgcatattttttaatagtcATAAAGCTGTCATAGATGTTGTGAGAAATATGTTAGGTCACCGTCTTATTACAAAACAAACTTCAAAAGATGGTATATTGGTACAAAAAATTATGATAGCAGAATCTGTAAATATTGCACGTGAAACATACATTTGTATTCTTATGGACAGACAACACAATGGTCCTGTATTAATAGCTTCACCATCAGGTGGTATGGATATAGAAACAGTTGCTGAAAAGAATCCAGAATTAATAAAAACAGTACCTCTTGACATATATTATGGCATTGATGATGAGATAGCCAAAGATGTTAGCATATTTCTTGGTTTTGTGGATTCAGAAATACAACAGAAAGCAatatttgaattaaaaaatttgtggAAACTATTTGTAGATATTGATGCTTTACAAGTTGAAATTAATCCATTGGTTGAAACTACAGATAAACAAGTTATAGCAGTAGATGCAAAAATAGCATTCGATGATAATGCTGAATTTAGACAACAAGATTTATTTGCTTTAGAAGACAGTGGTACAAAAGATCCTAGAGAAGCAGATGCATCACGTTTCAATTTGAATTATATTGGTATGGATGGCAACATAGGATGTTTGGGTATGTTTAataatatggtaataatatttgctatactatatattatatattactatatatatatataaaagaaaggaataatttttgaaataatcattgtttaatttttaattcataaaaatttatgtAATGTATTTTAAACAGAATATTATTATTCTTCTTAATTAACataaaattcaaaattatatattatatttagtcAATGGTGCTGGTTTGGCAATGGCTACTAtggatataattaaattaaatggtGGATCTCCAGCAAATTTTCTGGATGTGGGTGGAAGTGTTAAAGAGGATCAGGTTTATCAAGCATTTAGAATTCTTAGTGAAGGTATGTATTTACTATAATAGACTCGTAGGAaaatcgaaaaatcgaaaaaaatCGAAAAAAATCGAAAAAAATCGAAAAAATTGAAGTTTTCCTACTTTTTATATATGTAACATAATGGCCTGAATAGATTTCTTAAACTTGTGAATGTGATTTGTGT
It includes:
- the LOC126923598 gene encoding succinate--CoA ligase [GDP-forming] subunit beta, mitochondrial, giving the protein MLRFTNRKLCPSQVLNKILKFNTKQTRSLNLLEYQSKELLRDCGVSVQNFAIVDDLTKANSALQKISADEYVIKAQVLAGGRGKGWFDNGFKGGVHLTKDHKAVIDVVRNMLGHRLITKQTSKDGILVQKIMIAESVNIARETYICILMDRQHNGPVLIASPSGGMDIETVAEKNPELIKTVPLDIYYGIDDEIAKDVSIFLGFVDSEIQQKAIFELKNLWKLFVDIDALQVEINPLVETTDKQVIAVDAKIAFDDNAEFRQQDLFALEDSGTKDPREADASRFNLNYIGMDGNIGCLVNGAGLAMATMDIIKLNGGSPANFLDVGGSVKEDQVYQAFRILSEDPKVKAILVNVFGGIVNCATIAKGIIAASHNLKLKIPLVVRLEGTNVTEAKKLLAESKLSIVTANDLDEAARKAVSSAKT